Proteins from a single region of Apium graveolens cultivar Ventura chromosome 7, ASM990537v1, whole genome shotgun sequence:
- the LOC141673572 gene encoding uncharacterized protein LOC141673572, which produces MVYRFWDELTKRVIRSRDVTFIENAGYKNKLVVNYEFIKEQPEKERAVLEDITETDLADNRESSENVDDGVPVTPQNEQAPRQWYLKFDSFMMRMGSNVREINRLKRQMSEEFEMKDMGAAKQILEKYVKKLLQKFSVPDAKTRSTPVASHFNVTKKRSPKTDEGKKDMVKVPYASAVGNLMYDMQAQQFFGVDDIYRTFLGSLDNLRSLNKQYGLSTCGNESMFIIEAYRTLRDRGPFPAHQVLKGFEGSFEFVLYDTQAKTVFISLSADGGVQLFCGIASDDSVMISDHLELIKASCAKSFAPIPTVRYMYHSEGGLMSFEHPTNKLKAMPRVDSEGYMCGSNFKVDFYSKTKAIQRVGSEANCSAVWGQEAKHMENAPILSSLLQSVLSIVFL; this is translated from the exons ATGGTTTACCGTTTCTGGGATGAACTGACTAAGAGGGTCATTAGAAGTAGAGATGTTACTTTTATTGAGAATGCAGGATATAAGAATAAGCTTGTAGTCAATTATGAGTTTATAAAGGAACAACCTGAGAAAGAGAGAGCAGTGCTTGAAGATATTACAGAAACAGATCTTGCAGATAATAGAGAGAGTTCGGAGAATGTTGATGACGGAGTTCCAGTAACTCCACAAAATGAG caagcaccGAGACAATGGTACTTGAAGTTTGACAGCTTTATGATGAGAATGG GATCAAACGTGAGGGAAATCAACAGGTTAAAGAGACAGATGTCTGAGgagtttgagatgaaggatatgggtgcagCAAAACAAATACTTG AGAAGTATGTTAAGAAATTGTTGCAGAAATTCAGTGTCCCGGATGCGAAGACCAGAAGTACACCGGTGGCGAGTCACTTTAATGTCACAAAGAAACGATCACCTAAAACAGATGAAGGCAAGAAAGATATGGTTAAAGTTCCTTATGCATCTGCAGTTGGTAATTTAATGTATGATATG CAAGCCCAACAGTTCTTTGGGGTAGATGACATCTACCGTACTTTTTTGGGGAGTTTGGACAACTTGAGAAGCCTCAACAAACAGTATGGACTATCTACGTGTGGGAACGAGTCCATGTTTATAATCGAGGCTTACAGGACCCTCCGCGATAGGGGTCCGTTCCCTGCACATCAGGTTCTtaagggttttgaggggagttttGAATTTGTGCTCTATGATACCCAGGCTAAAACTGTGTTTATTTCACTGAGTGCTGATGGGGGAGTCCAGCTCTTCTGCGGCATTGCTTCTGACGATTCTGTCATGATTTCCGATCATTTGGAGCTCATCAAAGCCAGTTGTGCTAAATCTTTCGCTCCCATCCCCACGGTCA GGTACATGTATCATAGTGAAGGAGGATTAATGAGTTTTGAGCATCCAACAAACAAACTGAAGGCAATGCCAAGGGTAGATAGTGAGGGGTACATGTGTGGATCAAACTTTAAAGTTGATTTTTACTCCAAGACCAAAGCCATACAAAGAGTTGGCAGTGAAGCCAATTGTTCAGCTGTTTGGGGACAAGAGGCCAAGCACATGGAGAATGCCCCCATATTATCATCTCTATTGCAGTCTGTTCTTTCAATTGTTTTTCTTTAA
- the LOC141670552 gene encoding terpene synthase 10-like, translating into MAAIFPVSPVINFRRFTPCKPIAVTACKSVTKSATGITKVAVKPEPIVRRSANYKPCLWDNNFLQSLKTEYTGEAIDARASELKEEVRMIFNNMVEPLDQLELIDQLQRLGLDYHFHDEINRTLKNIHTGLENESWEKDLHATALEFRLLRQHGHYISPEGFKRFTENGSFHKGVTADVQGLLSLYEASYFSIEGESLMEEAWSFTSNLLKECLEYISDLDLQMQVRNALELPLQWRIPRFDAKWYINLYQRSSDMIPAVLEFAKLDFNIRQASNQEELKDLSRWWSRLDVGVKLPFARDRLVTSFFWSLGITGEPHHRYCREVLTKIIELTCVYDDVYDIYGTPDELELFTDVVERWDLNAVKELPEYMKLCFLSLINVVNETTYEILKDHNIDTFPHQKKWFNDLFERYIVEARWYNSGYQPTLEEYLKNGFVSIAGPIVVLYSYICTTDPIKKEDLEFIEGLPDIVRLACEIFRLTDDYGTSSAELKRGDVPSSIQCYMSDTGVTEEVSRNHMMNLIRKKWAQINKLRFSKEDNNPLSWPFVDIMLNLIRAAHCFYNSGEDGYGVEDVVAKATFVSLLVEPIPL; encoded by the exons ATGGCAGCTATATTTCCAGTTTCCCCTGTGATCAACTTCCGAAGATTCACACCATGCAAACCTATAGCTGTGACCGCCTGCAAGTCTGTTACCAAATCCGCCACTGGAATAACTAAGGTTGCTGTTAAACCGGAGCCTATCGTAAGGCGATCAGCAAACTACAAACCTTGCTTGTGGGACAACAATTTCTTGCAGTCTTTGAAAACTGAATACACG GGTGAAGCAATCGATGCACGAGCTTCCGAGTTGAAGGAAGAGGTGAGGATGATATTTAATAACATGGTGGAGCCGTTAGATCAACTAGAGCTGATTGATCAGTTGCAAAGACTCGGGTTAGATTATCATTTTCATGATGAAATTAATCGTACCTTGAAGAACATCCACACTGGTCTGGAAAATGAGAGTTGGGAAAAGGACTTGCATGCTACTGCTCTTGAATTTAGGCTTCTTAGACAACATGGGCATTATATATCTCCTG AGGGTTTCAAGAGATTTACAGAGAATGGGAGCTTTCATAAAGGTGTCACTGCAGATGTCCAGGGACTGTTAAGTTTATATGAAGCATCGTACTTTTCTATTGAAGGAGAGTCCCTTATGGAGGAGGCTTGGTCGTTTACAAGTAACTTACTTAAGGAGTGCCTCGAATATATTAGTGATCTGGATCTTCAGATGCAAGTGAGAAATGCTTTGGAGCTTCCACTACAGTGGAGGATCCCAAGATTTGACGCAAAATGGTACATAAATTTATATCAAAGAAGTAGTGACATGATCCCAGCAGTTCTGGAATTTGCAAAGTTGGACTTCAACATTAGGCAAGCGTCGAACCAGGAAGAGCTTAAGGATTTATCAAG GTGGTGGAGTAGACTAGACGTGGGAGTGAAACTTCCTTTTGCAAGAGATAGGCTGGTGACCTCTTTTTTCTGGAGTTTGGGGATTACAGGCGAGCCTCATCACAGATATTGCAGAGAAGTTTTAACTAAAATTATAGAGCTTACTTGTGTATATGATGATGTTTATGATATATATGGTACACCGGATGAACTTGAACTCTTTACAGATGTGGTGGAAAG GTGGGATCTAAATGCAGTGAAAGAGCTCCCGGAGTACATGAAGTTGTGCTTCCTGTCATTGATCAACGTGGTCAATGAAACGACTTACGAGATCCTCAAGGACCATAACATCGATACATTTCCACACCAAAAAAAATGG TTCAATGACTTATTCGAGCGTTACATAGTGGAAGCCAGGTGGTATAACAGTGGATACCAGCCAACACTTGAAGAATACTTGAAAAATGGATTTGTGTCAATAGCAGGCCCCATTGTCGTGCTTTACTCTTACATCTGTACTACGGACCCAATCAAGAAAGAAGATCTCGAGTTTATTGAGGGCCTCCCTGATATAGTACGATTGGCATGTGAAATTTTTCGATTAACTGATGATTATGGAACATCCTCG GCTGAGTTAAAGAGAGGAGATGTTCCATCATCAATACAATGCTACATGTCAGATACTGGTGTTACGGAAGAAGTTTCCCGTAACCACATGATGAATTTGATCAGGAAGAAGTGGGCGCAAATTAACAAACTCAGATTTTCGAAGGAGGATAATAATCCTTTATCTTGGCCATTTGTTGACATTATGCTCAATCTTATCAGGGCAGCCCATTGTTTTTATAATTCTGGCGAAGATGGCTATGGTGTTGAAGATGTTGTAGCCAAAGCTACATTCGTTTCGCTTCTTGTTGAGCCCATCCCTCTCTAA